The DNA segment gtttacatttggttttattattgattgttgggttttattaatgggcctggttattgcccaaatttgattttatcatttgtaataaaagtgggcctggtttatggcccgttccgacccctataatgtatccctttatttgtcatagtaatttattgtaaattcactagaaatagtgggagattttgaagatggaggtgggaccagcaagcaatgataaagactgaagaaatgtaaattggaagcacaatgtaataggattgcattgcatacttgcatatcacctaggattggacttagactcgtgattgacaaccacgggtcgattagtaatggaatcgatcatcctaaaatataatatatgatattatcgttgtatgaatgtttagactaaattgtatgaatcccgcaagcatacaaattttaaatgatgagacaaattttcaaaattaaaatccctcattttaaatatgatttaaaattgatatcaagataaataaaggaaatttaaatattgtttaaatgttcctaccttccatcaacgatcaatgtatgagatgctacccgcggatacggtccggctcatattattgggggggcccgttcgtcgaaaagctgtacattggatcgccacatgttgtaagttggatggaactcccatgggattggctcatattattggggatccacatggcgaccgtccatcacaacttaatattgatgggtcatcttgacatgtcacaataaacggcgtcatattattgggcccttattggacatgaggtaaaaaaaaacatggaggtttctttggaagcaattgggctctaccttttgaaaattatggttggctgatattattcgggactatagtttgtcaattggactccatgttcccactaaagaaaatgtttctcgttttcactagagggtagtgaaatcgttaaaatagtgggagtgagattcataaaataaatttcgcctattttatgtcttagtaaattaattaaacaatcactgattattgtctgtttcttttcagtatttcattaagatgaattcgcgcaatccactattctctattctcgaacaaagcaaactgactggcgcaaactatacggaatggttccgtaagttgaagattgtcttgacctcggagaagatgttctacgtgttagaaaaatctcctccgaaggaagcaccagctgatataagtccggaagagttggccaaacttgataaatggtgggaccatgatatcaaggccaaatgctatatgcaagcttcgatgtctgatgaactccagaggtgatttgaggataccgtgaatgctgctgacattcacatacaactcaaggaactttttggggctcaatcgagagctgaaagattcgctactgtaaaagagttaatgacgtgtcgcatgcgtgaagggacttcggtccgtgatcatggggtacgcgtgatttggctcattcagaagttggtaacgcttgaattggtattggagcatgaactcaatgtggacttattacttatctctcttccttcatcgtttgacggttttgtggtgaatttcaatatgaacaagatagaggcctcccttgaagagatggtgaatatgcttgtaacttatgaagccactttaaagaaggataaaccggttctcttggtgggctcctcttcttctgctaagaaggggccaagtacaaagggtaagaaacgttctgccccatccaagaaaaccggacccgagaagaagaacaagacaaaggcttcaaacatggaaaagtccaaggatgtttgccatcactgcaagaaacccggtcattggaaacgtaactgcaaggaatatctagagcagttgcgaactgcgaagggtatgttttatattgaaataaatgtttcacttaatactacttcttgggtattggataccggatgtggatatcacatttgcaatgatttgcaggtgatgacaagaagtcgcaagcttagaatgggtgagacccagctgaggctcggaaatggttctagagttgaagccaaagctgtgggagacgtttatttaattttgcagaacgattttaagttacttttgagagatgttttatttgttccagacttgattaaaaacattatttctgtttctatgcttgatagagatggtttttcttgcaattttgtgaatggtatttgcaatatttacaagaatgaatgtttgattggaaatggacaacttgaaaacgatctatataacttaaaattaaaagatgttccaataaattatgttgataaaccggtaacaacgaacaaaaggaaaatcgatagtcaaaacccggcaaacctttggcatgctaggctaggtcatatttcctcaaggaggatgaacaagctagtgggagagggaatgtttgatatgtttgatattaactctctacctacttgtgagtcctgcctgaaaggaaaaatgactaaatctcttttcaaagaaaaacctgagcgtagtcaaaatctactggatttgatccatacggatgtttgcggaccatttagtattggtacaaaatttggtcacacctacttcattacctttactgatgattattctaggtatgggtacttatatttgatgaaatataagtctgaatcatttgaaaagttcaaagaattcaaggctgaagtagaaaacaaactaggtaagaggattaaagcacttcgatcggatcgaggtggagaatacttgagtaccgagtttttgagctatctaaaagagaatgggattctctctcagtggactcctcctatgacacctcagcttaatggtgtttcggagcgtcgcaatcgaactttgttggacatggttcgatccatgatgagcttcactgagctcccaccttcgttttggggctatgctcttgaaacggcggtattattgttgaacaatgtccacactaaagcagtgaacaaaacaccatacgagttatggaatggcaaagctcctaagtattcgtacttgaagatttggggatgtcctgcttacgtgaagcagacagtgggagataagttggatagtcgatccaccttatgttattttgtagggtatccgaagaattcaatcggatattatttctatcatcctactgaaacaaaagtgtttgtttcaaggaatgccaccttcttggagaaggagttcttattggataagaaaggcaagatgatggaactcgaagaaattcgagaagaacccgagatacaaaataatgaacctacacctcaggaaccattgattgacacgcctattactagaagatccgagaggacttctaggcctcctattagatatggttttcttcttgaaggggatcaaagtgaacccgacattggatgtgatccaaaaaacttcaaggaagcaatttctgatgcaaatttgaatttatggcttgaagctatgcagtcggaaatagattcgatgcatacaaaccaagtttggactttagtagatcctcccaatggaattgttccaatagggtgtaaatggatctataaaagaaaacttgggcctgatggaaaggtactgacctacaaggcacgattggtggcaaaaggttatactcaaagacaaggagttgactatgatgaaactttttcaccagtcgcaatgttcaagtccataagaattcttattgtcatagcagcatggtatgactatgagatatggcaaatggatgtgaagactgcatttcttaatggaaacattaaggaagaaatctatatgatgcagcccgagggattcacatccatgggaagcgagcataaggtatgcaagcttcagagatcgatctatggtctcaaacaagcatcaagaagttggaaccagaaatttgatgaaacaataaaggattttggtttcatcaagaactcggaggaaccgtgcgtgtacaagaaagtagttaaggatgctgtgacattcttagtactttatgttgatgacatcttactcattgggaatgatgtagggatgttgcagtcaacaaagatatggttatcaggtagattctcgatgaaggatttgggtgaggcgtcctatattctagggatacagatctatagagatagatctaagagaatgataggacttactcaagctacctacatcgacactatattgaaaaagttttcaatggatgagtccaagagaggacatctacctatgtgtcatggagtctctctatccaagtctatgtgtcccaagactgacgaagagatagaaaaaatgacacacataccatatgcgtcagccatagggagtatcatgtatgggatgatatccaccagaccggatgtggcatttgctctgagtgtcacgagcagatatcaagccaatcccggtcaaatgcattggaaagccgtgaaggatattcttaagtatttgagaagaactaagaatgtattcatggtttatggaggaagagaactgaaattggaaggctataccgactctagcttccaaagtgacgtggatgactcgaagtcaacctctggatttgtgttcatgctcaatgggggtgctgtctcttggaagagttccaagcaggaaaccacagcggatttcaccactgaggcagaatacattgcggcatcagctgctgctaaagaggccgtttggatgaggaatttagtccaagagttgggcgttattcctgaagctgttggtccagtcccggtgtactgtgataacacgggtgtcgttgctcaggcaaaggaaccaaggtctcatcaaagatccaaacacgtactgaggaaataccacatcatccgggagatcgtggaaagaggagacatcactgtcgagagagtggtctctgcagacaatatcgctgatccacttactaagcccttgccaggaccattatttgacaaacatcgcgaagcaatgggactacgtagtatgactagttggctttagggcaagtgggagattgaaagagtgggtgcccggtgagccaacttgtggctaagggcttttatgactctatgtataaataatcttttgtttaatataatttacatttttataatggcatttactttatcttttatcatattattatgttgtgacatactataagatgtttagatgaagaccttgaatatactatagtgtatgtaagatgtggtagcacatggggatggctatcatgaaacacatcttaaagtcagatattctaaacagttcctagtcaattgagccgtccgttaataaggataaggatcgctcgagattgagactagcatttgcgatgccgagtaccacgttggtatggaacatagagatgttcaaagcatgcaaatggatattcatatgatgaatgattgaactaccctatccggactttccaagtggttatcacttatcgagtggataaagtctgcggttttggttgtacaccattagtccttactacttgaaacatcattgagactctatatgctagtactttactttgactcgtttaccgactctattggggtcatcaggtgtcgggattgggtacagttacgacacatataggagtcgatgctttgttgtcaaggattcaccacatacttgcgagtgtggatatcctatgcaatctgaggagatattagtgtgacgaatctctggccagagtacatgatgtgttttaggttacttggtttcctagtagcacttgcgatgtcactatttgatcttcaagatgtattgcatagttatcgaatctcgaatgactctcgatttaccaatggttgttgattcgatcgggatatatggatatcgttcatcagtttctgggatatacaacaagagcagtttaatctgttggtgtccataatctcgcttcgagattttaaggtaaaatttatattgtttaaattttatatattatcaattttaatcgtaggaatttgatacccatatggaatcgttccatataaaattttaaaacttccgctgcaccgggtatcactttctttttcgatccagagaacgaccgtgttccaacaataataacatcgataagaattcaaaaatttacaaatcagtaaattaatcaattcaatttcaaaagtagatcaagagcacatataatttattaaattatcgaatcaaatactgcataatcatgcaatactataaatgcatatgactcactctaccccgctcagcttctatctcagtctagaacctacgctctgataccacctgttgtggggacctcgggttgctaatctcgtgttagggcaactaatgattaattaaacaattaatcaaacaattaaagaataataaatcaaaagcaaaaattttttaaaaaaaaaaaatctccgagcctcgctcgatcgggcaaagtcaGCCGATTGTGCGAGCAAAATATCAAATTCTCGGGTCTGCACATATATTGGCCTCGCTCAATCCGGCAAAAgctatcgatcgagcgagcaataaaATCGAATACCCTGCTCatgaaaaacaggcctcgctcgatcggtaacattcacccgatcgagcgggcacccttTCCGGAAATACATCAGAACattcttttgctgtcaaaacttggatCATCAATCCAAATGcattcaatatcaactcaattcatgatttataaattctaaaacatgcatatcaacatgtataaagtttcaagtatcaaatcatgcatttaaTACATCAATTGAATAGCCTAAAAGATATAaaactacaagctattcaaCATAGCATAAATAACTTCAAGTCTTAAGTTCTTGCTATGTTTGATGCTATCACTATATCAAGCTTTAActtataaacccgagtccacacttgctacatctctctcccgagctatcaatgtcgtctcaacaaagctcctgcccctcctattgcaatgcacacatacaaaacaaagcaacagccggataaactccggtgagaaatcattctccgtataatcgacatataaatgcgttaaataaattcatatcaactctaaacatatcaactcaataatagagtaaaaataacgcatgtatcgactcaacttcaaatcaagactcaatttatatagcgcgcttatctcaagaattgattcttatcacttcgttgccatcaagattcgtatccgatcttgacatggatattcatctatcgtagccattccgggctagaaaataaggttaaccgcaaccttggcatagaatcaattcaatatacaatcatatcgactcaaaatcaaagatccactacctgagatggatcgacaacatcaaacataaatcaaaacatatcaagtatgtgattttcgcgggccaactcaagaatagtcgttcttgagtttcaaagttcctaactcgtgatgtcgtcattatacctttcattctcgagttgacaATGTTtcacatctggataggaagtacaacaactcatagcaaatctgctcattcaaataacattcgatcttcaaggtagaacaacttcaactatcatcatttcttcttcagtttcaagttgaggttcttgagtcaatagtcccTATTAAACTctaaaacatatcatcaaaacatatatatcaaacctcattctattcaatcatttcaaaattgaatcaaaatcatcaatatagattcaatcaacatcatttcaaacttcaacttcttcttattcgatataactcggagtcttgaatcgttatccttcgaaactcaactgaaatcgagaaatacaaatgccataacattcataacatctaaacaactatctcaactcagttataggctatcaaaacgaagtcaaaacatcaaccggtggcgtagcgattgaaaatcaataaccgacgaaatatccaATGCGAAGCTAACTTCTCTCCAACTtctaatcaattcatatcattcatactcctcatatcagcagctataatcgtATGCTACAATACAAATACATGCTGAAATATTCAGAAGTTCATATAACAATAACTCATCGTTCCGGTCTCGACAACGAAACACATATACGATCAAGAACATGAAACTATATcaaagtactgatctctgccatatttcgttcttaaaaacatgccgagataacaaaatacttacatcaaatcgaagcccttgtcgcaaggattccagaacatcttttgcaatcaaaatcggacgagcggatcaaaagatatcaaagttTTAATTGTTGGAAATGGTTTGGAGCCTTTCTTCTCCTTCACTCTCGGTTTTTCTCTTCAGATAAGATGAAGAATTCTGATATTTACAAGCCTTACACATTTTTAAGGCAACTTGCAAGGAAATTTCATATTGGCCCCTCaactcttcattaattgcaatttagtcctcgaccttctttttaattcaatttcaatccaaaataatttaagaatattagaattaaaatcgaaactctaaatattcccaaattaaatatactcagattaaaattaaataaattcggattagatcaataatcccggcctttcgCACTTTAGcctcgaatcttcgatattttcaaatcagtccctgatcgggtttcgtcttcaaaatacatcttctttaatttccgaaatatggaatttaatctcaaattccataaatattcaaatcgaatatttattcttttaatttaagaattctcggaatttaattctcaaaatccgtaaattctcaaattaaatatttttgactcgaaaattaaatctatcatttctttcacttctcaaatcgatattagcccataatatggaatttaattctcaaattccataattaataatttaatatttttgggccttacataTTTGTCACACTCATTGATTTTAAATTCACTTCCTAGCATGACTTTATCAAAATTTTCATGTCATTGTTTTGGTGCTTGCTTTAAGCCATATAAAGATttcaccaatttacaaaccttatTTTTTTGCCCAGGCGCAGAAAATCCCTCAGGTTGttccatgtaaatttcttcttctaaaTCTTCATTTAGAAAAGCaatctttacatccatttggtgtATTTCAAGATTCCGCAAAGTGAAAATTGCAAGTATCACTCGGATTGAAGTTATTCTCGTTAATGGAGAATAAGTGTCAAAGTAATCAAGCCCTTCACGTTGACGGTAATCCTTGATTACCAATATGGCTTTATACTTATCAATTGTTCCATCTGATTTCATCTTccttttgaaaatccattttgaaCCTAGAGGTTTGCTTCTTGGAGGAAGGTCCACTAGTTTTCACGTATGATTTTGCAAAATAGATTCTATTTCAGAATTTATAGCCTCTTTCCATTGAGGTCCTTCATATGAATTAATAGCTTCATTGAAGCTTTGAGGTTCACTTTCCATCATGAAAGTGATGAAATCCGGACCAAATGATTTCTCAATTCTAGCTCTCTTGCTACGTCTAGGTTAAACCTCATGGTTAACCCCTTGTTTCATTGTTTCGTGagatcttttggatgaacatgATTCTTTCTTAGATTTGCAAGGGAACACATTTTCAAAGAACGATGCATTTATAGATTCcattattgtatttttatgaATATCAGGTATTTGAGATTTATATACAAGGAATCGATAAGCACTACTGTTGTGTGAATATCCAATGAAAATGCAATCAACAGTTTTACGTCCAATCTTGACCTTTTTCGGAGTAGGTACAACTACTTTAGCAAGACACCCCCACACTCGCAAATATTGACATGAAGGTGTTCTTTCTTTCCATAGTTCATATGGACTTTTATCTTTCTTATTTCGGGGTACCTTATTTAAAAGGTAATTAGCTGTTAGAACAGCTTCTCCCCACATGTTCTGTGATAAACCATAACTCAATAGCAGtgcattcatcatttctttcaaaGTGCGATTTTTCCTCTCTGCAACACATTGTTAAGAGTCAGCTCTTTCCCAGACGTCATCTTTAAGATCACTTTCCCTCGTCCTTTGATATCAGAGGTAGCAAAATTGCCCATAAACAATTTTTCACTATTCTCTAATTCATCAAGCGTAGCAAATATGTCCTTGTCATAACAAACATGACGGGTAGCACCAGTGTCAATCCACCATTCTCTTGGATTTGATCCAACCATATTTACTTCAAAAAGGACAGCACAGAGGTCCATGTTTGAAACCTCTTTAGATATGTCCTCCATGAGATTTGCTTCGCGGTTTCTTCTAGGCTTTTTGCATTCCGAAGACTTGTGGCCCGGACCGCCACAATTATAGCATTTTCCAAGAAACTTTTTTTTGAACATATCTTTCTTTGGGCCCAACTTGGAGCCTCCACCAACAAATTTCTTTGCCTTTGAgcttttcttttgctcaacaaCATTAGCTTTAACAGCATTTGGAGAATACAATCGTCTTTCAAAACTCTTGTTGTATTCCTCGATACGAAGTCTAACAATGAGTTCTTCAACATTCATCTCCTTTCGTTTGTGTTTCAAGTAGTTCTTGAAATCATTCCAATCCGGAGGCAACTTCTCGATAATAGCTGTCACTTGGAAGGTTTCACTTAGCACTATGCCTTCAGCATGTATGTCATGCAAGATCACTTGGAGTTCTTGAACTTGACTGATCATTGATTTAGATTCGATCATCTTGTAGTCCAAGAATCTACCAATGACAAACTTCTTAGCCCCGGCATCTTCGGTTTTGTATTTCCGATCCAAAGATTCTCATAATTCCCAAGCCTTCCTTTTCTCACTATACACATTGTACAGTAAATCAGCCAAACCATTCATTATATAATTTCTACACAAGAAATCTGAATAGTGTCATGCATCAACTGCACTAGTAGTCTGCACATCTCCCTCAATAGATTTGGGAGCATCCTCAGAGAGGAACTTTGCTAGATTCAAGGTGGTAAGATAGAACAACATCTTTTGTTGTCACCTTTTGAAATTCAAACCTTCGAATTTCTCCAGCCTGTCAGCATGGCTTAAGAGCCTTAGAGTCATCATAGCAGCAGCACCAGGAAGAGTTACATTTGGAACATTCGAGTGAGTCGAATAGGCGTCCATATATGAACTTGAATCACGTAATCGAACCACGAAGGTAAATAATCTGTTTTAAGTTTGTTGTACAAAAATATTACGTGAACTTTCCTTCAAACCAAGAATAACGTTTGTTTCCCAGGATACAACGACAAAACCTAGTAGTCACCTGGAACCAAAGTACTACTCTGGCGAACTAAATATATACAGTAACGATATTACGTAGAAGGTAATTTAGTAGTTCATGAGAGATCAAAACAAAGAACACAATAGTTGGAGCGAGCTACTGCATGCACGGACAAAAGCAATATCCAAGGTAAATAGAGCACTCAAGAGCTGAAACTCCAGAAGCATATACAATCATGAGTGCAGCTGCCCGGAAATAACGAAGATAGCAGTAGCAGTAGGCAGGTGCACGAGAAAAGTTTTGGAGTTCACAGCTGATTGAGGATGAAGAGGAGAGCAGAAGAAGCAGCGTGTAGaaattatcaatttttttttttttttggttaagAATATCATACTTCCACTTCCATAATATAAGCATTCGGACGCACATGTATGGAGAGCCATCAAACAACCGAGCAGTTGGATAATAAATATGGAGGGCCATGTGCAATTATAGCCAAGGAACAAAACGTGTGAACATGTATATATTCAAGGAAGGCGGCGGCCTACAACCATTAAATTCTATTCAATTATTTCAACAGAAATAAATGTATTATTCAgccaatttatttattaaataaactgTCAAAAGTATGAATATCACATATAATAACGGAAAATAATTTGAGGACTGAGATTTATACaatgattaatttttttaaaaaaggccAACTACATATGCCCTTGATTGGTGTGTTTGTTTGTCGGCAACCTTGGAGGCTCCAAGCATTGGTATATTGCTAGAGAGGTGGAGAAGGTCAGAAGTTGCGGTTGAGGAGTGTAAGGCATTCTGGTTTCGGGGTGGGTGAGAATGGCGGAGAAGGGAACACTAATTGTATAAAAATTTTGGAAACCCATGAATATATGGGAATGAGaataaattttcaattaaaGCTCAAATTGGAATCCCGAACGTAATAATTAGTAgaaattcatcaaatataacgcTATGAATCAATTTTTGAAAAGATGCAAGAAGGTCGTAGCATTCAAGAGAAAGCTAATATTATCCCTAGTTATGCCCCAATTCAATATAACGCTATGAACAATGGCGGAACCAGGTATTATTCAAATCCGCCCGGGCTAGAATTTTatagcaaaaaaaaatatataacaattaaaatcaagaGTGAGATACCTATTCATCGTAATCTCAAAAAActcctcgtaaacaagatctTCAATAATTTTTGCATGAAACTCGTAATATTTGAtccaaaatctaaaaaaaattgcGTGAGATACCTAATTTGATCCAAAAAGTTTAAACaaagtttaaattttaaaatggcTACTAGcgcaaaaaaaattaaacaaattttttcCAGTATACAAAACAGCTTATTTgatccaaaaaacaaaaacaaaaccaaaagaaACTAAAGTTGAGCCAAAATACAAACGCTGGAAGaaaaagatatcaaaattcTCAACTAACTAATATTGATACACACGTTTTATTTTGAATTCAATTCTCCAAATCAATGTTAGTATTCACAAATCAACAATCATCAACTCAATTCTCATTCACCCAATTAgaaaacaaatttttgaaaacaaaaaaaaaaaaaagcagtcCAAAAATAGAATGCAGTACGTTTCCCCAAATTTAAACCAAATGGTCCCAACTCTCAATCACAATTCAAGATTCACGGTCATCACATTTCAAAGGACAAAGAGTCAAAAATCATATTCATACCAATTACCAAGTAGAGaacaaaattccaaaaaaaaccCAAAAGGCAAAAATCCAATATTCACGAACGAAAATCTGCAtataaacacaaaaataaattacCATATATATGAAAGCAAAagttgaaagaaagaaaaaaacagAGTACTGCCTGTACAGGGACTCGGACTTCGGACTCACAACTAAGAGAGATCTTCGCAACTTCGTGGCAGAGACGAATCAGAAGATGCAACTCTACACTTTCTTTGTGGCAGAGACGATGCGGAATTGAAGAGTGGTAGAGCGGACACAATCACACGCATCAACCCACTTTAGTCCACTTTTGGAAGTTGAAAATTGGgctattgaattttttttaaatgggtcACCGTGCTAAAAGAAATGAAGCCCAAATATagcatataaaaaattattagaaaTTTTTGGGCCACCTGGGCTATACGTGGGTCCGCCCTTGGCTATGAATCAATTTTCACATGCATGACATAAAATATGCATCAAAATATATATCGTAAGTTATTAAATAAAAGTTTAAATAAAGTAAAAGTCCTAGCTATTACTAAATGAGGCGACCAAAGAGATCTTAAACAAGCACCGGCAACAAGCGAAGCGATAGCGCGATGAATTCTTTGATTTAGTAGCCCTAGCCCATCCTCCCGTGCTTGTATTTCGGATGCTCATTCTCGGTCCAACGAAGTCTCCTCTCCAGACACCCTAGCCTTCTTACGAGTCTGCCATTTACGTTTAGCCTTCAACGACATATCCAAAGTAATTGACGAAAGCCCCGCAAAAACGCCGGGACCCAGGCTCCCGAAAAGGGTGAAGGTTCTCGAACAAGTACAATATCAGTATAATTCGGTATTTTAGTACGGTATGTCAGCCCTAGCACCACCGGTCACTATATATACTAGCAACCGtggcacacgcgttgcgtgtgtaacGAAAAAAATGTGACAAAC comes from the Henckelia pumila isolate YLH828 chromosome 1, ASM3356847v2, whole genome shotgun sequence genome and includes:
- the LOC140869564 gene encoding uncharacterized protein — protein: MISQVQELQVILHDIHAEGIVLSETFQVTAIIEKLPPDWNDFKNYLKHKRKEMNVEELIVRLRIEEYNKSFERRLYSPNAVKANVVEQKKSSKAKKFVGGGSKLGPKKDMFKKKFLGKCYNCGGPGHKSSECKKPRRNREANLMEDISKEVSNMDLCAVLFEVNMVGSNPREWWIDTGATRHVCYDKDIFATLDELENSEKLFMGNFATSDIKGRGKVILKMTSGKELTLNNVLQRGKIAL